The following are from one region of the Salvia hispanica cultivar TCC Black 2014 chromosome 1, UniMelb_Shisp_WGS_1.0, whole genome shotgun sequence genome:
- the LOC125197691 gene encoding probable disease resistance protein At1g59620, producing the protein MTYNLQPLITILQRILNPDQPRWIVDENNPQLQSLIDKTTSLQQLLDKSSLIKLDNQVREVAHRAEDIIESHMVDQMLPGYDSAIFTFTTPDLQQVILDFDSLTKQAEKLVEMEDEKMLRKLDSPMEHLKLVEMEDNKMLVGIDGDLRQLKDRLTRLEKKLEIVPIVGMGGVGKTTLTRKLYGDPLIVDHFAYRAWTTISQDYNMQQVLKTFFVA; encoded by the coding sequence ATGACTTACAATCTTCAACCACTCATCACCATTCTCCAACGAATCCTTAATCCTGACCAACCAAGATGGATCGTTGATGAAAACAACCCTCAACTTCAATCCCTTATCGATAAAACTACTTCTCTTCAGCAGCTTCTTGATAAATCTTCACTCATTAAACTAGACAACCAAGTCAGAGAAGTAGCACATCGAGCAGAAGACATCATTGAATCCCACATGGTTGATCAAATGCTCCCTGGATATGATTCTGCgattttcacttttaccacaCCAGATCTGCAGCAAGTAATACTAGATTTTGATTCTCTTACAAAGCAAGCAGAGAAGCTCGTGGAGATGGAGGATGAGAAGATGCTTCGAAAACTTGATTCTCCTATGGAACACTTGAAGCTCGTGGAGATGGAGGATAACAAGATGCTTGTGGGAATTGATGGAGATCTGAGGCAGCTCAAGGATCGGCTAACCCGTTTGGAGAAGAAGCTGGAGATCGTCCCCATCGTTGGTATGGGTGGAGTAGGTAAAACCACTCTTACTCGAAAGCTTTATGGAGATCCATTGATTGTTGATCACTTTGCATACCGTGCTTGGACCACTATCTCACAAGACTACAATATGCAACAAGTTCTCAAAACCTTCTTCGTTGCATAA